In the genome of Tsukamurella paurometabola DSM 20162, the window GTCGACCGGAATACTTCGATCAGCTAGGCTTTGTCTCAGATGTTAAGCATGTCGTCTCATCAGTTGGGAGTCGCGATGGAGATGTCCGCCGCCCGCCGCTGGTGGATCCTGGCGGTCTCGATGACCGCCGCGATCACCACCACCGCCACCGTGAACTGCACGGCGTTCCTCCTCCCCCAGCTCATCCGCGACGGGCTCAGTCCACAGCGTGCCGGGGTGTTCGCCGCTGCCGCGCCCGCGGGCCTGCTCCTGACCACGATCCTGTGGGGGGCGATGATCGACCGCTACGGCGAGCGCCGCGTGCTGCTGGTGAGCCTTGCCAGCGCCACCGCCGGACTGGCCGGCACCGTCGCGGCGTTCGCCGCGCACCTTCCGCTACCGATGGTGGCGATCGGACTCTTCGTCTCGTCCGCGATGGCGGCGAGCGGGAACGGAGCGAGCGGTCGCATCGTGGTGGGGTGGTTCCCCGCATCGAGTCGCGGCACCGCGATGGGCATCCGGCAGACCTCGCAACCGCTGGGCATCGCGATCCTGTCGCTGACCATGCCGCTGCTGGCGAACCGGGTCGGCCTCACCGCGGCCATGACCGTACCGCTCGTGGTCGCCGCGGTGTCCCTGATCCTGGTGTGGGCGTTCATCGTCGACCCGCCGCGCCCCGAATCCGGTGCGGCCGCTATCGAGGCGCGGACGAATCCCTATCGCGAGGACTCGTTCCTTGCTCGCATCCACGCAGTCTCGCTGCTGCTCGTGCTGCCGCAGGGCGCGATATGGACATGGGGCATCACATGGCTGATCGTCGGCCTGAACTGGGCACCGGCCACCGCCGGACTGCTGGTCTCCGCCAGCCAGCTGTGCGGTGCCCTAGGCCGGATCGCGGCGGGCGCCTGGTCGGACCGGCTGGGATCGCGCACCGCGCCGATCAAGTGGATCGCGCTGGGAGCAGCCGCGGCAATGGGTGCACTGGGCGCACTCACCGCCGTCGGGTCTCCGATCGCGGTGGCGGTGTTCCTGATCGCGTCGGTGGTCACCGTCGCCGATAACGGCCTGGCCTTCACCGCGATCGCCGAGAAGGCCGGCCCGTATTACAGCGGACGCGCGTTGGGAATCCAGAACACCGGGCAGTTCATCGTGACCACCGCCGCGGGGCCGGTCCTGGGAACCCTGATCCACGCCACCGGCTTCGCCGCGGCCTTCGCCATCGTCGCCCTCGCGCCGCTGATCGCCTACCCGTTGGTGCCCTCCGACGCGAAGCCCGCGGACGTGCCGGAACATCCCGAGGCGGCACCGTCGACCCCCACCACCTGACTTAACAGCGTTAGCCCACACCGCTTCCTGGGGAAACAGTATGGGCTAACGCTGTTAAGCCGGAGTGGCTGCTAGACGCTGAGGGTGGCGGCGATGCGGTCGCCGACCTCGACGGTGCGGACCGGGGCGTCACCGCGCGCCTCGAGATCGGCCGCGACGGCCGTCTCGATGCGCTGCGCGCCGTCCTCGTTCCCGAGGTGACGCAGCAGCATCGCCGCGGACAAGATGGCCGCTGTCGGGTCCGCGATCCCCTGGCCCACGATGTCGGGCGCACTGCCGTGTACGGGCTCGAACATGGACGGATTGGTGCCGGTCGCGTCGATGTTGCCCGACGCGGCGAGACCGATACCGCCGGAGATCGCGCCCGCCTCGTCGGTGAGGATGTCGCCGAACAGGTTGTCGGTGACGATCACGTCGAATCGCGACGGATCGGTCACCAGGTAGATGGTGGCCGCGTCGATGTGGCTGTAATCCACTGCGACATCGGGGAACTCGCGTCCGACCTCGTCGACGGTGCGCTGCCACAGGCCGCCGCCGTAGACCAGCACGTTGGTCTTGTGCACCAACGTCAGCTTCTTGCGGCGGGTCTGTGCGAGCGCGAAGGCGTAACGCACCACGCGCTCGGCGCCGAAACGCGTGTTCACCGAGGTCTCGTTGGCCACCTCGTGCGGGGTGCCCACGCGGATCGCGCCGCCGTTGCCCGTGTACGCACCCTCGGTGCCCTCGCGGACCACCACGAAGTCGATCTCACCAGGGTTCTTCAGGGGCGATTCCACGCCGGGGAACAGCTTGGAGGGCCGCAGATTCACGTGATGGTCGAGCGCGAAGCGCATCTTCAGGAGCAGACCGCGCTCGAGCACGCCCGGCGGCACCTTGCGCGGATCGCCGATGGCGCCGAGCAGGATCGCGTCGTGCTCGCGTAGCGATGCCAGATCCTCGTCGGTCAGCAGCTCACCGTTGCGCTCATAGCGACGCGAACCCAGGTCGTAGTCGGTGGTCTCGATATCACCGGCCACCACGCGGAGCACCTTGAGTGCCTCCGCCACCACCTCGGGGCCGATACCGTCCCCACCGATCACCGCGAGCTTCACGACAGGTCCACCTGCACCACGGTGGTGGCCGAGACGGCGTCGCTGATCTTCTGCTGCACATCGGCCGGGACCGGCTGGCTCACGCGCAGCAGCACGGTGGCGCCGTTGCCCTCGGCGTCCTGACTCAGCGCAGCGGCCTGGATGTCGATGCCCGCGTCACCCAGGACGGTGCCCAGCTTGCCCAGCGAGCCGGGCTGATCCGGGTACGCGACGTACAGGTTGAGGCCCTCGGCTCGCAGGTCGAAGTTGCGGCCGTTGATGTTGGTGACCTTCTGCACCTGACCGAGGCCGGACAGGGTGCCGGAGACGTTGTGCACGGTGCCATCGCCGTACACGGCACGCACATCCACGAGGCTGCGGTGGTTGGGGCTCTCCGAGAGCTTCTCCAATTCGGCGCTCACACCGCGCTCCTCGGCCAGCGCGGGAGCGTTGACGAAGGTGACGGCGTCCTCGATGACGGCCGAGAACAGGCCGCGCAGGGCCGAGAGCTGCAGGATCTCGACGTTCTCACTGGCGAGCTCGCCGCGCACCGTGACGCCGACCTTCTCCGGCAGCGGGCCGGGCAGGCCGCCGAGCACCACGCCGAGCTTGCGGGTGAGCTCAAGCCAGGGCGCGACCTCCTCGTCGACGGCGCCGCCCTTGACGTTCACGGCATCCGGGACGAATTCGCCGGCGAGCGCGAGCTGCACGCTCTTGGCGACGTCGGTGCCGGCGCGGTCCTGGGCCTCGGAGGTGGAGGCGCCGAGGTGCGGGGTCACGACGACCTGCGGGAGTTCGAACAGCGGGCTGTCCGTGCAGGGCTCGGTCTCGAAGACGTCGAGGCCGGCGCCGAAGACGTGGCCCGAGGTGATGGCATCGGCGAGCGCCTGCTCGTCGACGAGGCCGCCGCGGGCGGCGTTGACGATGATGACGCCCTTCTTGGTCTTGGCCAGCAGCTCGCGGCCGATGAGGCCCTTGGTCTCCGGGGTCTTGGGCAGGTGCACGGTGATGAGGTCGGCGCGCTCGACGAGCTCGTCGAGGGTCACCAGCTCGATGCCGAGCTGCGCGGCGCGGGCCGGGCTCACGTAGGGGTCGTAGGCGATGATCTTGGTCTCGAAGGCGGCCAGGCGCTGCGCGACGAGCTGGCCGATGCGGCCCATGCCCACCACACCGACGGTCTTGCCGAAGATCTCGACACCGTTGAACTTGCTGCGCTTCCACTCGTGTTCGCGCAGGGTGGCATCGGCGGCGGGGATCTGTCGCGCGGTGGCCAGCAGCAGCGCGACCGCGTGCTCGGCGGCGGTGTGGATGTTCGAGGTGGGCGCGTTCACCACCAGCACACCGCGCTCGGTGGCGGCGGGCACGTCGACGTTATCGAGGCCGACGCCGGCGCGGGCCACGATCTTCAGCTTGGTGGCGGCCGCGAGGACCTCGGCGTCGACGGTGGTCGCCGAGCGCACGAGCAGCGCGTCGGCCTCGGGGACCGCGGCCAGCAAAGCGGGACGGTCCGGACCGTCGACCCGCTTCACCTCGACGCCGTCGCCGAGCGCCTCCACAGTCGACGGTGCCAGCTTGTCGGCGATCAATACCACGGGACGGCTCACTTGCGCTCCTCAATCAGGGTGCCGGTTGTGGCCTGAAGCTTAGTGACCTGCGGTGCCGCCGCTCACCGCCGGGTCGCACACGAGCAGCGCGACCTCCACATCCAGGCGATCGGCTCCGATACCGCGGCCGCGGCGCTCCAGGGCGCGTTGTACCCGGTACTTCACCGAGTTCGGATGCAGCGTGAGTTCGGCGGCCGCCGCCTTGTAGCCACCCCCGTGGCGTAGATAGACCGCCAGCGTGCGGCGTAAGCGGGCATCGGCCTCGGTGTCCTCGGCCAGCGGGCCCAGCACGTCGCGAGCCCAGCGCTGCGCCGCCCCGGGATCGGTCCCGACCAGCGCCGCGACCATCACGCCGGGGTCACCGGCGAACACCACGGGGCGCTCGCCCGCGGTCCGTCGTGCCGCGGCCGCCTCGGTGTGCGAGCGCCGGAACCCCTCGATACCGGGACGCACGGCCCCGAAGGCCACCCGCGGACCGTCGCCCGACGATGCCGCCGCATGCCGGCGGGCCCGGTCCACCGCCTCGACGGGGTCGCCGACGGGCAGCCAGCCCCAAACGGTGCGCTGATCGGCCGCGAGTAGGAGCGGCGCCTCCACGGGACCGACGGCGGCGGCGAGTTCGCGTACGAACACCTCCACACGGTCGGGGCCGTCGGTGTCGTCGGAATCGGAGTAGGAGGCGATGAGCGCGAGGTGACTGCGACGCAGCGGATAGCCGATGGCGAGCGATGCGGCGTCGGCGTCGACGACGCCGTCGTGGGCGAGCAGCTCGCGCACCCGCGCCACGCGAGCGCCCGACCGCGCCTGCATCCACCGGTCGCGCTCGCGCTGGTAGGCGGTGATCACGGTCTCGATCACGGTGTCCGAGTACGCGAACGACCAGTCGGTGATCCATTCGTGTGCGGCGAGCTTCTGTTCCACGGTGAGCCCGGTGGCCCGCACTGCGTCGTGCATCTGTCGCACCATGCTGGCCTGTCCGAGCCGGTAAGCACGTACCAGAGCCGTGACCGGCAAGCCGCGCTGCGCGAGGCGGCGTGGGTACTCCATCGCGGCGAGCGGCGCCTCGATACGACCGGGCTCGACGCCGAGCATCATGCCATGCAGCACCGTGTCGACATTGCCCGCGACGCTGGCCGCGAGCGCCATGTCGAGGGCGTGATCAGCGCGCAGTTCGGGGATCTCGGCCAGCATCAGTGCGGTCATCCGGTCGGCGACGAGGCGCGGTTCGAGCTCCCGCAGCACCCCCGCCACCACGGCGCCGATCGGATCGACGCCGAGCTCCTCGTTCCCGGAGGTCTGTCGCATGAGGTCAGACTAGGTCGCTGATCATGCGTCGTGTGCCGGTTTCTTTGTCCTCCGGAGACGAATACCGGCCGAAGCTTGGTCGCAAAGAGACGGAGTGATCGCGATCACATCGGCATAGCGTTACTGGCACCGACCGAACAGGAGCCCCCGTGAGCACGACCTTCGCCTCCGTCCCCGACGACCGCGCGACAGCCGCACCGCACGATCCCGCCGTCGCCGACGATGCGCTCGATCTCGACAACGCCGCCTTCCTCGACGCCGTGCGGCGGACGGCCGCCGCACTGCGTGCGGCCGGGGTGGGCCGCGGCGATGTGGTCGCCATCCGGCTGCCGAACACGGCGCTCCTCGTGGTCGGCCTCTTCGCGGCGTGGCGGCTCGGCGCCGCCGTCACCCCGATCAATCCCTATCTCACGCCGAATGAATCGGCGTTCCAGATCACCGATGCGCGAGCGCGGGTTCTCATCGCCGCCGACGGCGGCGCACCCGACGGTGTTCCCGTCCTTCATCCGGAGGCGTTGCTGGAGAACGCCCCCGATGAGACGGCGCCGGTCGCGGCACCGTCGGACCTGGCGCTACTGATCTACACCTCCGGGACCACCGGCCGTTCCAAGGGCGTCATGCTCGACCACGCGAATCTCACCGCCATGAGTGAGATGTCCAGCGCCGCTTTCGAGATCCGGCCCGGCGAGCACAGCCTGCTGATCCTGCCGCTGTTCCACGTGAACGCGATCGTGGTCTCGACGCTGAATCCGCTGCGCGCGGGAGGACGGGTCACCATCATCGGCCGCTTCGACCCTCGCACGTTCTTCGACATCGTCGAATCCACCGGCGCTACCTACTTCTCGGGCGTGCCCACGATCTACACGATGCTCGCGGGCCTGCCACCTGAGGTGCAGCCCGATACCTCTCGAATGCGGTTCGCGGTGTGCGGCGCGGCCCCGGCGAGCCGCGAACTGCTCGTCGGCTTCGAGGAACGGTACGGCTTCCCGCTCATCGAGGGGTACGGCCTCTCCGAATGTACCTGCGCCGCCACCTGCAATCCGCTGGACGGGGTCCGCAAGGTGGGCACCGTGGGGCTGCCGCTGCCCGGACAGCAGCTGAAGATCGTCGGCGGCGACGGCACCGAGCTGCCGCAGGGTGAGGCAGGCGAGGTTCTGCTCGCCGGGCCGAACATCATGCGCGGCTATCTGAACCGCCCCGAGGAGACCGCGAAGACGGTGGCGGACGGATGGCTCCGGACCGGCGACGTCGGCCTCATCGACGCCGACGGGTACCTGACCCTGGTAGACCGGGCGAAGGACATGATCATCCGCGGCGGGGAGAACATCTACCCCAAGGAGATCGAGACCGTCGTGTACGGGCTCGACGGTGTGGCCGAGGTAGCGGTGATCGGCCGTCCGGACGAGAAGTACGGCGAAGTGCCGGTGTTGTATCTGGCGCCCGCGCCGGGTGCAGCACTCTCCGCAGACCGCATCCTGGCGCATACGGCCGAGCATCTCGCGAAGTACAAGCAGCCCACCGCCGTATCGATCGTCGATGCGCTGCCCAAGAACCCCGTCGGCAAGATCGACAAGCCCGCTCTGCGCCGCATCGACGCCGCACACTGAGCCCGTAGCGAAGAGAGAAGACAGCCATGGGATTCCTGCAGCCCGCGTTCCCGCCCGTCGATCCCGACGAGTTCCTCGCCCGCCCGATCCGCGAGCGGGTCACGTTCGCCACCCAGCACTGGGTGGACAACGGCTTCGGCAGCGCGTGGGGCATATACCTCGTGTACATCGCGAAACTGGTGGTGCTCTTCGCCTTCGGCGGCGTGCTCGTGGCCACCGCGACCTCTGGCCTGCGCTTCTGGGAGATCGGGCAGTGGTGGAATCAGCCCATCGTCTACCAGAAGCTGGTGCTGTGGACCACGCTGCTCGAGGCCATCGGCATCGCCGGCGCGTGGGGCCCGCTGACCTTCAAGATCAAGCCGATGACCGGCGGGATCCGCTTCTGGGCCCGCACCGGGACGATCCGTCTGCGGCCTTACAGCTGGGTGCCGCTCACGGAGGGCAACCGGCGCACGGGCGTCGACGTGGGGCTGTACCTGGGCCTGCTCACCGCACTGATCGTGGGTATCGCACTTCCCGGCGGGCCGGTCGGCGACTCCCCCTCTGCACTTCTGCCGTCCTGGTCGATGGTCGCGCCGATCGCCTTGCTGATCCTGATCGGCCTGCGCGACAAGACGATCTTCCTCGGCGCCCGCGGCGAACAGTACCTGCCCGCGATGATCATGTTCGCCGTGTTCCCACTACTGTCCTTCGCAACCATGATCGTGGGCCTCAAGCTGCTCATCGTGTCGATCTGGGTGGGCGCCGGGCTGTCGAAGATCGGCCGACACTTCATCATGGTGATCCCGGTGATGGTCTCCAACTCCCCGTGCATGCCCTTCACGGGCTTGCGCCGGGCGCACTACCGCAACGCCCCGAACGATCTGCTGCCATCGAAGCTATCCCGGTTCATGGCCGAGGGGCTGGGCACCTTCGTGGAGATCGCTGCTCCCCTGATTCTGCTGTTCTCCACGAACCGCACCCTCACCGTGGTCTGCGCCGTCTTCATGGTGTGCTACCACCTGTTCATCATCTCCACCTTCCCGCTGGCGGTTCCGCTGGAGTGGAACCTGCTGTTCGCCTACACTGCCGTCTTCCTGTTCGTGGGATTCCCCGCGCAGGAGGGGTTCTCCGTGCTCGACATGTCGCCGGCGTGGCTGGCGCTGCCCACACTTGCGGCGCTCGCCTTCTTCCCGGTGCTCGGCAACATCCGGCCCGACAAGGTCTCGTTCCTACCCTCGCTGCGGCAGTACGCCGGTAACTGGGCGACGGGCATGTGGGCCTTCGCGCCGGGTGCTGAGGAGAAGCTCAATCGGGTGCAGCGGCCGGTGCACAACACCGTCGACCAGTTCGTGTCCTTCGGGATCGAGCGGAAATGGGCGGAGGTGCTGCTGGAGAAGGGACTCGGCTGGCGAGCGCTGCACAGCAACGGCCGGGGCCTGTTCTCCATGATGCTGCGGCATGTACCGGATGTGGAGCAGCGCACGCTCCGCGAGGGCGAGCTGGTGTGCAATACGTTGATCGGCTTCAATTTCGGTGACGGCCACCTGCACGACGAGCGGTTGATCGCCGCTGTACAGGAGCAGGTCGGCTTCGATCCCGGCGAGCTGATCGTGGTATGGGCCGAGTCTCAGCCGGTGACCCGGATGAGCCAGGACTTCAAGATCATCGACGCCGCACTGGGTGTGATCGCGCGCGGGCGATGGAACGTGACCGACTGCGTGACCAGCCAGCCCTGGTTGCCCGACGGTCCGGTCCCGTGCGAGATCACGTGGACGGCCGATCCGGTGCGCTTCCCCGTAGGCTCGTCGGTATGACAACCGGCACCGTCGTCGGCGGCGGCCCCAATGGGCTCGCCGCAGCGATCACCCTGGCCCGCGCGGGAATCGAGACCACCCTGCTGGAGGCGGGAGCGACCGTCGGCGGCGGTGTGCGGTCCTTCGAGACCCTGGCCCCGGGGCTCGTCCACGACCACTGCGCGGCGATCCACCCGATGGCGGTCGGCTCCCCGTTCCTCGCGACGATCGACATCGCGAAGCGCGGCCTGCGCTGGCGCTCGGCCGAGCTGGACTGCGTGCACCCGCTCGACGACGGCAGCGCCGGGGTGCTGCACCGCGGTGTGGACGAGACCGCAGCCGGCATGGGGCCCGACAGCCGCGTGTGGCGGAGCCTGTTCGGACGGTCGGTGCGCAACTTCGACGCCATCGCGCCGACCATGATGGGGCCGATGCTCCGGGTACCGCGCCACCCGGTGGCGCTCGCGGAATTCGGGATGCCGACGCCGCTGCCCGCAGCGGCCGTGGCGCGCGCCTTCCGGACCCCGACGGCGCGCGGGCTGTGGGCCGGCATCGCCGCGCACACTTTCCAGCCGCTGCACCGGCCGATGACCTCCGCTATCGGCCTGGGGCTGATCACGGCCGGTCATCGCCACGGCTGGCAGGTGGCGGAGGGCGGATCGGGCCGGATCGCGGCCGCGCTGGCCGCCGAGTTCGAGGATCTGGGTGGGCGGATCGAGACCGGGGCACGGGTCACGGCGGGCAACCTGCCCGAGACCGATGTCACCCTGTTCGACCTGGATCCGCGCCAGGTCGCCGGTATTCTCGGCGATCGGCTCCCGCGGCGGATCGGCCGCGCGCTGAACCGATTCCGGCACGGCCCCGGCGCGTTCAAGGTGGACTTCGCGGTGCAGGGCGGGGTGCCCTGGACCAATCCCGATGCGCGACGGTCCGGCACCGTGCACCTCGGCGGTGAGTTCGCCGAGGTCGCCGCCACCGAGCGGGAGATCGCAGCCGGACGGATGCCCGAGCGGCCCTTCGTCCTGGTAGGGCAGCAGTATCTCGCCGATCCGTCGCGAAGCTCAGGCGATGTGCACCCGGTGTGGTCGTACGCGCATGTGCCCGCGGGGTTCACCGGTGACGCCACGGGGGCGATCATCGCGCAGATCGAACGCTTCGCCCCCGGATTCCGGGAGCGGATCGTGGGCACGGCGGTGTGCTCGACCACCGAGATGTCGCGCTACAACGCGAACTTCGTGGGCGGCGACATCAACACGGGCGCCAAGGATCCGATGCAGCTGGTGTTCGGGCCGCGGATCACGCTGCAGCCTTACGACCTCGGGGTGCCTGGGATGTACATCTGTTCGGCGGCGACACCACCCGGTCCCGCCGCACACGGCATGTGCGGCTTCCACGCCGCGAGCCGCGCGCTCGCGAAACTGTAGCTACTGCGCGGCGTAGGCGGGCTCGCTTCGGAACCGGGAGATACGTCCGTCGATGCCGCAGATCCGCCACATGAGCTTGGCGAGCGGATTCATCAGGCCGGCCTTGTCGGCCATCATCCGCACATCACCGAAGACGTCGCGCTTCATCTGCTGCGACTCGGGCGAGCGCCAGAAGATGTCCTTCTTCACCGATCGCGGGATATCGAAGGTGTCCCAGAACTGCTTGGGCGGCATCATGATCATGGTGACCATCACGCGCATCGTGATGGGCAGCATCAGTGAGAGCACCAGGCGCGGGAAGGCGCCGCGGGTGGGAATCTTGTGTTCCAGCAGTTGGTGCGCGAAGCCGATGTGCCGGGCCTCCTCGGCCACGTGGATCTGCATGATGGAACTCATCGCAGGATGCTGCTCGGAGCCCGAACGCAGGAACTGCTTCTGCAGGTGGTCGATCGGCTCCTCGCCGCCGAGCACCATCATGTAGAAGTACAGCGGCGCGATCGTCGCGGCCAGCGGCACGATCGGCGAGATGCGGCGCAGGAACCAGCTGCCGCCGGGCACGTCCATTCCCACACGGTTGACGAACTCCTGGAACATCAGCGTGTGCTGGCACTCCTCCTTCGCCTCATGCGTGGCGTAGCGGAACTCCGGCGAATTGTTCGGCAGTGCCGCCGTGTACTGCATGATGCCGCGGATCAGCATGGACTCGAACTGCAGGCCGACCTTGGCCACATTGGCCTGACGCCACATACCGATCTCGATCTGCTTCGCCAGCGGCTGGGCCTGGTACCAGGGGTGGCGGCCGATCGGATCGAAACGGGAGTCACACACCCAGCGCGGATCGTCCGGCACGATCGCGAGCTCCGGGTCGTCCCAGTCGATGTCGAGGTACGGGTCGAAATTGCGGCGCACCGACGCCTCGGAGAGGTCGGTGAGCGTCTGCTCGTACTCCGCCTGCCCCGGGAACGGATCGTTCATGGTCCGGCTCATGTGCGTCAGTGCCAGTCGCATCTCACGTCTCGCTTTCGTCCACGGACCATCGTTTGATAGCCGATTGGCGCCACTCTATCACTATCAATCAGCAGTGCTGGTTTCTTCGTGGCCGACGAGACGTTCACCGAGCGCGTCCGTATACCCGGTGACGCGAGAGCCCCGTCGACCTCACCGGTTCGACGGGGCTCTCGCGTGCGGAAAGACCGTGTTACGCGGTCTCGGTGATCGGCCGATCGACCCAGCTCATCAGGTCGCGCAGCTTCTTGCCGGTGACCTCGATCGGATGCTCGGCGTTCTCCTTGCGGAGCGCCTCGAGCTGCTTGTTGCCGCCCTCGACGTTCGCGACGAGCTGCTTGACGAAGGTGCCGTCCTGGATATCGGACAGGATCTCCTTCATGCGCTCCTTGGTGCCGGCGTCGATGACGCGCGGGCCCGATAGGTAGCCGCCGAACTCCGCGGTATCCGACACCGAGTAGTTCATGCGAGCGATGCCGCCCTCGTACATGAGGTCGACGATCAGCTTCAGCTCGTGGAGCACCTCGAAGTAGGCCATCTCGGGCGCGTAACCGGCCTCGACCATGACCTCGAAGCCCGTCTTCACGAGCTCCTCGGTGCCACCGCACAGCACGGCCTGCTCACCGAAGAGATCCGTCTCGGTCTCCTCCTTGAAGGTGGTCTTGATGACGCCGGCGCGGGCGCCACCGATCGCGGCGGCGTAGCTCAGCGCGAGGGCCTGCCCCTCTCCCGTCGGGTCCTGATCCACGGCGATCAGCGCGGGAACGCCCTTGCCGTCCACGAACTGGCGGCGCACGAGGTGGCCCGGGCCCTTCGGCGCGACCATCGCGACCGTGACGTTCGCCGGGGGCTTGATCAGGTCGAAGTGGATGTTGAGGCCGTGGCCGAAGAACAGCGCGTCGCCGTCCTTGAGGTTGGGCTCGATGTCGTTGGTGTAGATCGATGCCTGCGCGGTATCGGGCGCCAGGATCATGATGACGTCGGCCCACTCGGCGACGTGCGCCGGGGTGTCCACGGTGAGGCCCTGCTCCTCGGCCTTGGCGCGCGACTTCGAGCCCTCCTGCAAGCCGATCCGCACGTCGACGCCCGAGTCGCGCAGGCTCAGCGAGTGCGCGTGGCCCTGCGAGCCGTAGCCGATGACGGCGACCTTCTTGCCCTGGATGATCGAGAGGTCGGCGTCCTCGTCGTAGAACATTTCCACTGCCACTTGGTTCGGTATCCCTTCGGTTCCTAGAAACTTGTGATGATTATCGCGTTGCCGTGATCGACTTCGGACCCCGGCCCAGTGCGATCACACCCGACTGGGCGATCTCGCGGATCCCGAACGGGTCCAGCACGGCCAGCAGCGCGTCCAACTTGTCCGGCGTGCCGGTGGCCTCGATGGTCACCGAATCCGGTGAGACATCGACGATCTTGGCCCGGAACAGGTCGACGGTGTCGGTGACCTGGCCCCGGGAGGTGGCGTCGGCGCGCACCTTGATGAGCATGAGCTCGCGCGCCACCGAGGTCGTCGAATCCTGTTCGACGATCTTGAGCACGGAGACCAGCTTGTTCAGCTGCTTGGTGACCTGCTCGAGGGGCAGCTCATCGACCGTCACGACGATCGTCATGCGGCTGACGCCCTTGAGCTCGGTGCCGCCCACCGCGAGGGATTCGATGTTGAAACCCCGGCGGGAGAACAGGGACGAGACGCGGGCGAGCACGCCCGGACGATCCTCGACCAGAACGCTCAGCGTGTGCGTGGTGCTCACTTGTGCTCCTCCCCGGACAGCGTCGCAGCGTCGGGACGCTCCATCGCAGCGTGGATGACGGCGGGCTCGTCGGCCGCGTCGTCCTCGTCGAACAGCGGACGGATGTCGCGCGCCGCCATGATCTCGTCGTTGCTGGTGCCGGCAGCGACCATCGGCCACACCTGGGCATCGGCGCCCACGATGAAGTCGATGACCACCGGACGGTCGTTGATCTCGCGGGCCTGCGCGATCACGGCGTCGACGTCCTCCTCGCGCTCGCAGCGGAAGGAGACGCACCCCAGGGCCTCGCCCAGCTTGACGAAGTCGGGGATCCGCATCGAATGCGTCGACAGGTCGGTGCTGGAGTAGCGCTGCTCGTAGAACAGCGTCTGCCACTGGCGGACCATGCCCAGGTTGCCGTTGTTGATGACGGCCACCTTGATCGGCGCGCCCTCGATCGCGGCAGTGGCGAGCTCCTGATTGGTCATCTGGAAGCAGCCGTCACCGTCGATCGCCCAGACCTCCTTCTCGGGCGCGCCCATCTTGGCGCCGAGAGCCGCGGGGACCGCGTAGCCCATGGTGCCGAGACCGCCCGAGTTCAGCCAGGTGCGGGGCTTCTCGTACTTGACGAACTGGGCCGCCCACATCTGGTGCTGGCCGACGCCCGCGCAGTAGATCGCGTCGGGGCCGGCGGCGGCACCGAGACGCTCGATCACGTACTCCGGGCTCAGAGCACCGTCGGACGGGGTGTTGTACGCCAGCGGGTAGGTCTCGCGGATGCCGTCGAGGTACTCCCACCACGCGGTGAGGTCCGGGGCCGCGATGGTGGCACGGTCCTCGGAGA includes:
- a CDS encoding MFS transporter; amino-acid sequence: MSSHQLGVAMEMSAARRWWILAVSMTAAITTTATVNCTAFLLPQLIRDGLSPQRAGVFAAAAPAGLLLTTILWGAMIDRYGERRVLLVSLASATAGLAGTVAAFAAHLPLPMVAIGLFVSSAMAASGNGASGRIVVGWFPASSRGTAMGIRQTSQPLGIAILSLTMPLLANRVGLTAAMTVPLVVAAVSLILVWAFIVDPPRPESGAAAIEARTNPYREDSFLARIHAVSLLLVLPQGAIWTWGITWLIVGLNWAPATAGLLVSASQLCGALGRIAAGAWSDRLGSRTAPIKWIALGAAAAMGALGALTAVGSPIAVAVFLIASVVTVADNGLAFTAIAEKAGPYYSGRALGIQNTGQFIVTTAAGPVLGTLIHATGFAAAFAIVALAPLIAYPLVPSDAKPADVPEHPEAAPSTPTT
- a CDS encoding 3-isopropylmalate dehydrogenase encodes the protein MKLAVIGGDGIGPEVVAEALKVLRVVAGDIETTDYDLGSRRYERNGELLTDEDLASLREHDAILLGAIGDPRKVPPGVLERGLLLKMRFALDHHVNLRPSKLFPGVESPLKNPGEIDFVVVREGTEGAYTGNGGAIRVGTPHEVANETSVNTRFGAERVVRYAFALAQTRRKKLTLVHKTNVLVYGGGLWQRTVDEVGREFPDVAVDYSHIDAATIYLVTDPSRFDVIVTDNLFGDILTDEAGAISGGIGLAASGNIDATGTNPSMFEPVHGSAPDIVGQGIADPTAAILSAAMLLRHLGNEDGAQRIETAVAADLEARGDAPVRTVEVGDRIAATLSV
- the serA gene encoding phosphoglycerate dehydrogenase; its protein translation is MSRPVVLIADKLAPSTVEALGDGVEVKRVDGPDRPALLAAVPEADALLVRSATTVDAEVLAAATKLKIVARAGVGLDNVDVPAATERGVLVVNAPTSNIHTAAEHAVALLLATARQIPAADATLREHEWKRSKFNGVEIFGKTVGVVGMGRIGQLVAQRLAAFETKIIAYDPYVSPARAAQLGIELVTLDELVERADLITVHLPKTPETKGLIGRELLAKTKKGVIIVNAARGGLVDEQALADAITSGHVFGAGLDVFETEPCTDSPLFELPQVVVTPHLGASTSEAQDRAGTDVAKSVQLALAGEFVPDAVNVKGGAVDEEVAPWLELTRKLGVVLGGLPGPLPEKVGVTVRGELASENVEILQLSALRGLFSAVIEDAVTFVNAPALAEERGVSAELEKLSESPNHRSLVDVRAVYGDGTVHNVSGTLSGLGQVQKVTNINGRNFDLRAEGLNLYVAYPDQPGSLGKLGTVLGDAGIDIQAAALSQDAEGNGATVLLRVSQPVPADVQQKISDAVSATTVVQVDLS
- a CDS encoding PucR family transcriptional regulator, whose amino-acid sequence is MRQTSGNEELGVDPIGAVVAGVLRELEPRLVADRMTALMLAEIPELRADHALDMALAASVAGNVDTVLHGMMLGVEPGRIEAPLAAMEYPRRLAQRGLPVTALVRAYRLGQASMVRQMHDAVRATGLTVEQKLAAHEWITDWSFAYSDTVIETVITAYQRERDRWMQARSGARVARVRELLAHDGVVDADAASLAIGYPLRRSHLALIASYSDSDDTDGPDRVEVFVRELAAAVGPVEAPLLLAADQRTVWGWLPVGDPVEAVDRARRHAAASSGDGPRVAFGAVRPGIEGFRRSHTEAAAARRTAGERPVVFAGDPGVMVAALVGTDPGAAQRWARDVLGPLAEDTEADARLRRTLAVYLRHGGGYKAAAAELTLHPNSVKYRVQRALERRGRGIGADRLDVEVALLVCDPAVSGGTAGH
- a CDS encoding class I adenylate-forming enzyme family protein, with amino-acid sequence MSTTFASVPDDRATAAPHDPAVADDALDLDNAAFLDAVRRTAAALRAAGVGRGDVVAIRLPNTALLVVGLFAAWRLGAAVTPINPYLTPNESAFQITDARARVLIAADGGAPDGVPVLHPEALLENAPDETAPVAAPSDLALLIYTSGTTGRSKGVMLDHANLTAMSEMSSAAFEIRPGEHSLLILPLFHVNAIVVSTLNPLRAGGRVTIIGRFDPRTFFDIVESTGATYFSGVPTIYTMLAGLPPEVQPDTSRMRFAVCGAAPASRELLVGFEERYGFPLIEGYGLSECTCAATCNPLDGVRKVGTVGLPLPGQQLKIVGGDGTELPQGEAGEVLLAGPNIMRGYLNRPEETAKTVADGWLRTGDVGLIDADGYLTLVDRAKDMIIRGGENIYPKEIETVVYGLDGVAEVAVIGRPDEKYGEVPVLYLAPAPGAALSADRILAHTAEHLAKYKQPTAVSIVDALPKNPVGKIDKPALRRIDAAH